A stretch of DNA from Thiothrix subterranea:
GCCGTGATTGCTGATGTCGATGGCATCGACAAACACGTTGCCCAGCTCGAATTTGAACGCATGTTCTCCGGCCCGATGGATCGCAACAACGCTTTCCTCGACATTCAAGCCGGTTCGGGTGGCACGGAAGCGCAAGACTGGGCGGAAATCCTGTTGCGCATGTATTTGCGTTGGGGCGAAGCCAAAGGTTTCAAAGTGGAATTGCTCGAAGCCAGCCCCGGCGACGTGGCGGGCATTAAAGGCGCGAGTATCAGCTTTGAAGGCCCTTACGCCTTTGGCTGGTTGCGTACTGAAACCGGCGTACATCGCTTGGTGCGCAAATCGCCGTTCGACTCTGGCAACCGTCGCCACACCTCGTTCAGCGGCGTTTTTGTCTCGCCGGAAGTCGATGACAATATCGAAATCGACATCAATCCTGCGGATTTGCGCATCGACGTATACCGTGCTTCCGGTGCGGGCGGTCAGCACATCAACAAAACCGAATCGGCGGTGCGGATTACCCATACGCCCACCAATACGGTGGTGCAATGCCAGAGCGGTCGTTCCCAGCACCAGAACAAAGACAACGCGATGAAGCAATTGCGTGCCAAACTCTACGAGTTGGAAATGCAAAAGCGCAACGTCGAAAAGCAGGCGTTGGAAGACAGCAAATCCGACATTGGTTGGGGCAGTCAGATTCGGTCGTATGTTCTCGACCAGTCGCGCATTAAGGATTTGCGCACGGGTGTGGAAACAGCCAATACACAAGCGGTATTGGACGGCGATCTGGACAAATTTATTGAAGCCAGCTTAAAAAGCGGGCTGTAAAAGCGAGACTGTTATGAGCGAACACGACAACCATCACGACCAGCATGATGAGAATAAACTGATCACGCAACGCCGCGACAAGCTGGCAAAATTGCGCGAACAGGGCAAGGCGTTTCCCAATGACGTGGTGCGTGAGCACAAAGCGGCGGATTTGCAGCAGGAATACGGCGCAAATGATAAGGAATGGTTTGAAGAGCACGCCATCCCCGTGACGGTGGCGGGACGCATGATGCTCCAGCGCGTGATGGGCAAGGCGAGTTTTGCGACGATTTCGGATGCGTCCGGGCGGATTCAGCTATACGCGCAGAAAAACGTGCTCGGTGATGAGATTTTTGACGATTATTGCCATTGGGATTTGGGCGACATTATCTGGGCTTCCGGGATGTTGTTCAAAACCAAAACGGGCGAATTGTCGGTGAAGGTGCATGAAATCCGCTTGCTGACCAAATCGTTGCGCCCGTTGCCGGAAAAATTCCACGGCTTGACTGACCACGAACAGCGTTACCGCCAGCGTTACATTGATTTGATTATGAATCAGGAAAGCCGTGAAGCGTTTGTGATGCGTTCCAAAATTGTGGGTTATATCCGCAACTTTTTCATGCAGCGCGATTTTCTGGAAGTGGAAACGCCGATGTTGCAGATTATTCCCGGTGGGGCGACCGCACGTCCGTTTGTGACGCACCACAATGCGTTGGATTTGCCGATGTACTTGCGGATTGCGCCGGAATTGTTCCTCAAGCGGCTGGTCGTCGGTGGGTTTGAACGGGTGTTTGAAATCAACCGCAATTTCCGCAACGAAGGGCTTTCCACGCGCCACAACCCTGAATTCACCATGATTGAATTCTATCAGGCGTATGCGACTTACCACGATTTGATGGATTTGACCGAAAGCCTGATGCGCGGTATCGCCACCGATGTGGTGGGCAGCCATGAAATTACGTATCAGGGCGAAACCTTCGATTTTGACAAGCCGTTTGCGCGGATGAGTGTGCGCAGTTCCATTCTGCACTTCAACCCGGAACTGTCTGCCGAACAGCTTGATACGCTGGAAGGCGCACGCGAAGTGGCGCGTAAACTTGGCATTCCGCTTAAAGATGGTTACGGTTTGGGCAAAGTGCAAATCGAGATTTTCGAGAAAACTGTTGAACACCGTTTGCTGCAACCAACCTTTATCACCGAATATCCAGCGGAAGTGTCGCCATTGGCGCGGCGCAATGATGCGAATCCGTTCATCACTGACCGCTTCGAGTTTTTTGTTGGCGGGCGTGAGATTGGCAATGGTTTCTCCGAGTTGAATGACGCGGAAGATCAGGCAGAACGCTTTATGCAGCAAGTCGCGGATAAAGATGCGGGCGACGATGAAGCGATGCATTTTGATGCAGATTACATTCGTGCGTTGGAATACGGGATGCCGCCAACAGCGGGTGAGGGGATTGGGATTGATCGCTTGGTGATGTTGTTTACGGATGCGCCTTCGATTAGAGACGTGATACTTTTTCCGCACATGAGGCCGGAATAGGAAGAAATCCCTCCTGACCTCCCCTTATCAGGGGAGGAATTGAGAGGTGGATTTCAGTGTTTAGGCGCTAATCAAGCTGGCGAGTTCGGTCATGGAATCAATGACCGCATCTGGCGAATAGTTACGAATGTCTTCGCCGTGATTGTAGCCGTAGGTCATGCAAATGATTTGGAAACCCGCCGCTCGCGCTGCTTTCACATCAGACTTGGAATCGCCAATCATTACCGAATCTTCCGGTTTTACACCCAGCTTTTCGGCGGCGTGTAACAAGGGTAGGGGATGCGGTTTCTTTTCCGGCAAAGAATCACCGCTGATAATGATTTCAAAGCGGTCAACAATACCCAAATCGGTCAGCAAGGGCAGGGTAAACTGCTCGGCTTTGTTGGTCACGCAACCAATTTTCAAACCGGGACAGCTTTGCAGAAAATCCAAGCCTTCTAACACGCCGTCATACAAACGGCTGCGTTTCGAAGTGTTTTCCGCGTACAGTTCCATGAAAATCGGCATGGCACGCGCAAACAATTCTGCGTCAGGGTAGCCATCCAGATCATTGGTCAGGGCGCGTTCGGTCAAACGCTGCACGCCATTGCCGACCCACTGGCGTACTGCTGCTTCGCCGCGTACTGGCATATCCAGTTGTTTCAGCATTTCATCGACGCAAAACGTCAGGTCGGGAACGCTGTCAACCAGCGTCCCATCCACGTCAATCAATACCATTTTCGGTTTGAACATAATCTTGTCACCTAAAACACGTAGAGACGCAAAATCTTGCGTCTCTACCGGATTGTCGCTTCTGCGTTTATTAAACCTTAGCCGCTGCTAATTCCTTACGGAATTCAGCCAGAACAGTGTTGTAATGGTTCGGATCGGCTTTGTTGGCAACGTTGAAAATCGCAGAACCTGCCACGAATGCATCCGCACCGGCTTCCTTGATTTCGCGGATATTGCCCGGTTTAACGCCGCCATCGACTTCCAAACGAATATCCAGACCGGAATCGTCAATCATCTTGCGTACTTGGCGCAATTTGGTCAGCGTTGACGGGATGAAGCTTTGCCCACCAAAGCCGGGGTTGACTGACATCAGTAGGATCATGTCTACCTTGTCCATCAAATATTCCAAGATATTCAGCGGTGTTGCAGGGTTGAATACCAAGCCAGCCTTACAACCTTCGTTGCGGATCAGTTGCAGGGTGCGGTCAACGTGTTCAGACGCTTCCGGGTGGAAAGTGATGTAAGACGCGCCCGCTTTGGCGAAGTCAGGAATAATGCGGTCAACCGGCTTAACCATCAAATGCACATCAATCGGTGCGGTTACGCCGTGCTTGCGCAGCGCTTCGCATACCAAGGGGCCAATGGTCAGGTTAGGAACATAATGGTTATCCATTACGTCGAAATGCACAATGTCCGCACCGGAAGCTAAAACGTTAACCACTTCTTCACCCAGACGGGCAAAGTCAGCAGACAGGATGGATGGTGCAATAAAATCGGCTTGACGTGCCATAACTATTCTCCTCAAAACGTGGCGATCAAAAAGGCAAAAGTGCTGCCACTTTACCGGAAAGGCTGTGCTAATACAGCCCTTCCGAGGGAGATAGGTTTTCAGAGTGTGGAATAACTTACGCCCAGTGAATACAGATCCGCATCGGTTTCGTAAGCGGAGTCAGCACCAATATTGAGCATGTGCTCCCATTCGCCGCGCAGGTGTAGATTGCTGTTGAGTTGGAATTGTGCACCGCCGCCTACCAGAATGCTGGTGCCGCTATTTTCCGTTGCTTCGGTTTGGCTGCCGGAGGTTTTGCTGGTCTTGCTTTCCCACGCCATCGCTCCCGCTTTGCCAAACGCTTCTAGCTGCGGGGAAAGTGGCACGTAACCGACCCCAGTCACGACACTGCCGGTGGTGCTGTTGCTTAATTTGGCGGTACTGCCACCCGTTGTGCCATTCATATTGCTATCGCCGAGGTCGTAATAACCGATTTCAGCGCCCAACATGGGGTTGAAGCGTGCGCCACCAAAGGCTTTCCACGCAAACGCTTGATTATCGCATTCGCCGCTGAAAAACGGGTCATTGCAGGTATCACCCTGTTTAGCGCTGCCCGCACTGCCGCCGACATACAATTTGGGGCCATTGCTGAAATCACTGCCCATTATGGAATCACCTGCTTGCACATTACCCATTAAACCGATGCACAAACACCATGCCAATTGACGTTTCATCCTGTTGCCCCGTGTTTAAAAGGTGGAAAAAACCGCACCGACGCTCAATAAGCTCGCATCAGCTTCGTAATCGGTATCAGCGGCGGTGCCAAGCACCCGTTCATATTCGCCGCGCAATGACAAGTTAGGGTTAAGCTTAACTTGTGCGCCAGCCCCCAATAACATGCTAACGCCGCTGTTGGTGCTGGTGGTATCCAGTTCAGCATCTTCGGCGACGGTTTTGCTGCCATTTTGTTTCCAAAAGGCTGCGCCGACTTTGCCCAGTAATTCCGTGCGTGGCGCAACCGGAACGTAGCCTACGCCCGCAACATAACTGGCGTAGAGTTCGCTCTGGAGTTCGCTGTCGTAAATACCTTCACGTCCCGCCGTGCCTTTTGCGGTATTTTCACCCAGATCCATGTAACCAAGTTCCACACCCATGGTCGGCAGGGATGATGCAGGCATGACACCGGCTGGCGTTGCCCATAATTCGCTCGGATTTTGATTAGGATCAGCACGTAAACCGACAAAGGCTTTGCGCCCGGCATCACCGTCTTTGCAGTCAGTGGTGTCAGTTGCGCAAGCGCCATCATGACTGCTCAGACCTGCACTCAAACCGCCGTATAGTGAAACATTGGATGGTGCGCCGTAGCCTTCCAGACCGCCCGCATAGACACTATTAGCCAATAGCGCCAAGCCTGCTACTGAGCAGGAAAGTAAAATTTTCATACAAGCCCCTTTCTGTATGCCCTCTTAAGAGGGAATTTATTATAACGATGAGAAAATAAAGCCAAGACTCAGCAAGTCAATGTCATTGGCATGAGCAGCCGTGTCGCCCACGTCTTTAAAGCGTTCCCATTCGGCACGCACGCCCATATTGTCACCGAGGTTGTAGTCGGCACCCACGCCGACCAATACATCGGTGCCGGTATTTTCTACCGTGCCGCTGCTATCGGTTTGTTCCAGTGTCCAGCGTGCAATGCCCGCTTTGCCGAACAGTTCGATTTGGTCATTCATGGGGATGCCCGCCACGGCAGCGGTGGTGAAAGCGCTGGCTTGTTGGCTAATGTTGCCCGTGGTAGCCGTGCCGCTTTGTTTGCCAAAATCAACATAGCCTGCTTCCAGCACAATATTGTCATTCATGCGCACCCCGGCGAAGGCTTTCCAGCTTTTATCACCGTTGTCACAGTCGCTAAGTGGATCGCAAAACCCATCGGTGGTGGTCGTGCCGATGCTTGCCCCCAAATAGTTGGGTGCTTTGGCGTTGGAATTCATGCCAATGGGTGACATCGGTTTGATTTTGGAAAAAGGTGAACTGTTGTCTGCCATCGCAGCACTGCTCAGTACACTGATTAGGCATACGGCAAGCGCGGCAGTGTTGGAAATCGTCATGTGTGTAGCCCCGATATTATTATTTTGCTGGGTAGCTTTTATCACGACTGTAAATGACTGGCAGGCAAGCTGCCAGCATTAACCGATAATCGGCGTTTGGAGCTTAGCGCAGTTGGGCTTTGAGCGCAGCAGCGCGTTCCGGGAAGTTCAGCTCTAATACCCGCAGGTTGTCGGCGGCTAAATCCTGTTTGCCGAGATTGTGAGCGGCTTTGACCTTGATTTCCAATGCATCCGCAATCGCGGGTGAGCCTTGGTAGTGTTTTACCGCGTATTCCGCACGATTGAATGCCGCGAGCCATGCGCCGCGTGTCATGTAGTATTGCGCCACATTTAACTCGGATTGTGCCAAACTGTTGCGCAAGTGCTTGATGCGTTCTTGCGCATCCGGGGCGTATTTGCTACCGGGGTGGCGCGTCAGCAAGTGTGAAAAGTCTTGGAACGACTCTTTCTGCCGTACCGTGTCCAAATCGGCGATGCTGCGTGGAAATAATTTATCCACGATGCTGTGCCCACGGTTAAAGTTTACCAAGCCGCGCAAATACAGGGCATAATCCGCATCTTCGCTGCTAGGGTTCATGCGCAGGAAGCGGTCAATCGCATCCAAGGCGGAATCCGGCTCATCGAACTTGTAGTACGCATAAGCGGTTTCCAGTTGCGCTTGTTGCGCGAAACGCCCCAAAGGGTAACGCGCTTCGAGCGACTCGTACAAGCCAATGGCACGTTCGTAGTCGCCTGCGTTGGCGGCTTCGCGTGCCGTGGTATAAATTTTATTGGCTGACCAACCTTCTGTCAGGTCTTTTTCAGTCTGGGAAAAGATCGAGCAGCCGCTAGTCGCCGCCGACATAACCAATACACTTGCCAGATAAACGCTGGCGCGTAGTCTTTTTGTATTTATCGACATTTGCTTAACAACACATGATGATAGAATGAGTTTGCAAGTATAGCGTATTCAACCGGATTAAGAATGCCCCTAAATCAACAGATCGTCAGCATAGTTCCACTCAATATGGAAGGTCAGCGCCTGGATCAGGCTGTTGCTACTTTATGCCCCCAATATTCGCGCAGCCAGATTCAGAAATGGATCAAAGCCGGTTGCGTGCGCGTCGATGATAAAATCCTCAAACCCAAGGAGCGCTTAATAGGCGGCGAGGAAATTTCCATAGAGGCCGTTCACGAGCCACAAACCGAGTTTGAGCCGGAAGATATTCCGCTCAATATTATCTACGAAGATGATGACATTATCATTATCAACAAACCCGCTGGGCTGGTCGTCCACCCCGGTGCGGGCAATTGGTCGGGTACGCTGGTCAATGGCTTATTGCACCATGACCGTTCGCTGGAAATGTTGCCGCGTGCGGGAATCGTGCATCGCCTCGACAAAGACACCACGGGTTTGATGGTCGTCGCCAAAACGCTGGATGCGCACAGCAAACTGGTCGAACAGTTGCAAGACCGCGATGTCAGCCGCGAATACCTCGCGCTGGTTGCCGCACCCGTGGTAGCGGGAACGACGATTGAAGGCAATATCGGGCGGCATCACATCGACCGCAAACGCCAAGCGGTTCACGATGGTGGCAAGGAAGCGATTACGCATTTCCGGGTGGAAGAGCGTTTCCCGCATCACACCTTATTGCGCGTGTCGCTGGAAACGGGGCGTACTCACCAAATCCGCGTGCATCTGAGCTGGAAGCACATGCCGATTGTGGGGGATCAAACCTATGGCGGGCGTCCGCGTGTGCCTGCGGGGGTGAAGGAGGAATTGCGCACGGCGATTCAGACGTTCCCGCGTCAAGCCTTGCACGCGACCCGTTTGGGGTTGACGCATCCGGCAACGGGGGAGGCGATGGCGTGGGAAGTGCCAGTGCCGGAGGATATGGCGGAGCTGTTGGCGCTGTTTCGCGCATCGGTAATTCCCGCATGAACCCGAACCGTACCCTGAGCGCAGCCGAAGGGTGGCTTACCCCCGCCTGGCTAGCCCCCGCCAACATCCGCGCCGTATGCACCACCCGTCACGGCGGCGTAAGCGCAGCACCATTCGACACCCTCAACCTCGGCGATCACGTCGGCGACAACCCTTATGCCGTTGCCCGCAATCGCATGATTGTTGGCGATACCCTGCAACTGCCCTCTGAACCGTTGTGGCTCAAGCAAGTCCACGGTGTCGACGTCTGCGGCATGGATGTGGGTGAATGCTACCCAACCGGCGATGCGTCAATGGCATTCGGCAAAGGACAAGTGTGCGTCATCATGACGGCGGATTGCTTGCCCGTGCTGTTTTGCGATAAAGCGGGGACGCGGGTAGCCGCTGCTCATGCCGGATGGCGCGGGCTGGAAGCCGGTGTCTTGGAACACACGGTCGAATCCCTGCAATGCCCACCTGCCGATGTGTTGGCATGGCTAGGGCCTGCGATTGGTGCAACCGCATTTGAAGTCGGCGCAGAAGTGCGCGAGGCTTTCATGCAGCACGACCCCGCCGCCGCCAACGCTTTCCAGTCTTCCTGCAATGCGGGAAAGTGGTTGGCAGACATCTACCTGCTGGCGCGACAACGTTTGAATGCAGTCGGGGTTCACGCCATTTATGGCGGCGACCTTTGCACATATACCGATGCGGAACGCTTTTTCTCCTACCGCCGTGATGGGCAAACCGGGCGCATGGCTTCCCTGATTTGGATGACTGACTGAATGACCGTGCCACAACTGGCAGTGCGCAACCTCAGCGTGCGTTTCCGGCTTAAAACCGGGCAGGCGTTACAGGCGCTCACCGACGTTTCATTTAGCGTGCCAGCGGGTGAAACCTTGGGGATTGTCGGCGAATCGGGTTGTGGCAAATCCACACTTGCCCGCGCCATTTTGCAATTGGTGACACCCACACAAGGCACAGTCGAATGGCAAGGCAACACGCTGAATCCGCACGATAAAGCCAGCATGAAAGCCTATCGGCGGGCGGTGCAGTGCATTTTTCAAGACCCATTGGATGCGCTGAATCCGCGCATGACGGTCGGCGATATTGTGCAAGAACCGCTCTTCGCGTTGCGCCCGGAATTGGGTAAAGCGGCGATTCACCAACGTGCCGCTGACTTGCTGCAATCGGTGGGTTTGGAGAGTGAAATGCACAACCGTTATCCACACGAATTTTCTGGCGGGCAATGCCAGCGGATTGGGATTGCGCGGGCATTGAGTGTCGAGCCGCAAGTGATCGTGTGCGATGAACCGGTGAGTGCGTTGGATGTGTCGATTCAAGGGCAAGTCGTGAAGTTGTTGGCGGATTTGCAGCGTGATCATCACTTAACCTTGCTGTTTATTTCGCACGATTTGCGGGTGGTCAGAACTTTGAGTCAGCGGGTGCTGGTGTTGTATTTGGGGCGAATCATGGAAATCGCGGATACAGCACGTTTGTATGCCGAACCGTTGCACCCGTATACGCGCCTATTGCTGGCAGCCATTCTGTTGACCGACCCGCAGCAGGAGCGAGAGCGGTTAGCGCAGATTCGTGTGGGGGCGGGAGAGTTGCCTTCGCCGCTGAATCCGCCATCAGGGTGTGTGTTTCATACGCGCTGCCCACAGGCAGAGGCAAAGTGTCGGGCGCAAGTGCCTGCGTTGCGGGAGGTGGCGCAAGGCAGATGGGTGGCGTGTCATTTTCAAGATTCCGACCAATAGCATA
This window harbors:
- a CDS encoding outer membrane beta-barrel protein, whose translation is MKRQLAWCLCIGLMGNVQAGDSIMGSDFSNGPKLYVGGSAGSAKQGDTCNDPFFSGECDNQAFAWKAFGGARFNPMLGAEIGYYDLGDSNMNGTTGGSTAKLSNSTTGSVVTGVGYVPLSPQLEAFGKAGAMAWESKTSKTSGSQTEATENSGTSILVGGGAQFQLNSNLHLRGEWEHMLNIGADSAYETDADLYSLGVSYSTL
- a CDS encoding ABC transporter ATP-binding protein, which encodes MPQLAVRNLSVRFRLKTGQALQALTDVSFSVPAGETLGIVGESGCGKSTLARAILQLVTPTQGTVEWQGNTLNPHDKASMKAYRRAVQCIFQDPLDALNPRMTVGDIVQEPLFALRPELGKAAIHQRAADLLQSVGLESEMHNRYPHEFSGGQCQRIGIARALSVEPQVIVCDEPVSALDVSIQGQVVKLLADLQRDHHLTLLFISHDLRVVRTLSQRVLVLYLGRIMEIADTARLYAEPLHPYTRLLLAAILLTDPQQERERLAQIRVGAGELPSPLNPPSGCVFHTRCPQAEAKCRAQVPALREVAQGRWVACHFQDSDQ
- a CDS encoding outer membrane beta-barrel protein, which encodes MKILLSCSVAGLALLANSVYAGGLEGYGAPSNVSLYGGLSAGLSSHDGACATDTTDCKDGDAGRKAFVGLRADPNQNPSELWATPAGVMPASSLPTMGVELGYMDLGENTAKGTAGREGIYDSELQSELYASYVAGVGYVPVAPRTELLGKVGAAFWKQNGSKTVAEDAELDTTSTNSGVSMLLGAGAQVKLNPNLSLRGEYERVLGTAADTDYEADASLLSVGAVFSTF
- the lysS gene encoding lysine--tRNA ligase, yielding MSEHDNHHDQHDENKLITQRRDKLAKLREQGKAFPNDVVREHKAADLQQEYGANDKEWFEEHAIPVTVAGRMMLQRVMGKASFATISDASGRIQLYAQKNVLGDEIFDDYCHWDLGDIIWASGMLFKTKTGELSVKVHEIRLLTKSLRPLPEKFHGLTDHEQRYRQRYIDLIMNQESREAFVMRSKIVGYIRNFFMQRDFLEVETPMLQIIPGGATARPFVTHHNALDLPMYLRIAPELFLKRLVVGGFERVFEINRNFRNEGLSTRHNPEFTMIEFYQAYATYHDLMDLTESLMRGIATDVVGSHEITYQGETFDFDKPFARMSVRSSILHFNPELSAEQLDTLEGAREVARKLGIPLKDGYGLGKVQIEIFEKTVEHRLLQPTFITEYPAEVSPLARRNDANPFITDRFEFFVGGREIGNGFSELNDAEDQAERFMQQVADKDAGDDEAMHFDADYIRALEYGMPPTAGEGIGIDRLVMLFTDAPSIRDVILFPHMRPE
- a CDS encoding phosphoglycolate phosphatase; this translates as MFKPKMVLIDVDGTLVDSVPDLTFCVDEMLKQLDMPVRGEAAVRQWVGNGVQRLTERALTNDLDGYPDAELFARAMPIFMELYAENTSKRSRLYDGVLEGLDFLQSCPGLKIGCVTNKAEQFTLPLLTDLGIVDRFEIIISGDSLPEKKPHPLPLLHAAEKLGVKPEDSVMIGDSKSDVKAARAAGFQIICMTYGYNHGEDIRNYSPDAVIDSMTELASLISA
- the rluD gene encoding 23S rRNA pseudouridine(1911/1915/1917) synthase RluD; this translates as MEGQRLDQAVATLCPQYSRSQIQKWIKAGCVRVDDKILKPKERLIGGEEISIEAVHEPQTEFEPEDIPLNIIYEDDDIIIINKPAGLVVHPGAGNWSGTLVNGLLHHDRSLEMLPRAGIVHRLDKDTTGLMVVAKTLDAHSKLVEQLQDRDVSREYLALVAAPVVAGTTIEGNIGRHHIDRKRQAVHDGGKEAITHFRVEERFPHHTLLRVSLETGRTHQIRVHLSWKHMPIVGDQTYGGRPRVPAGVKEELRTAIQTFPRQALHATRLGLTHPATGEAMAWEVPVPEDMAELLALFRASVIPA
- the prfB gene encoding peptide chain release factor 2 (programmed frameshift): MELNPTYTKIKDLQGRVDALRGYLDYEVKHERLEEVTRELEDPKVWDNPQRAQDLGKERAILEGIVGGIDKISSGLADAKELLELAEMEDDEDSANAVIADVDGIDKHVAQLEFERMFSGPMDRNNAFLDIQAGSGGTEAQDWAEILLRMYLRWGEAKGFKVELLEASPGDVAGIKGASISFEGPYAFGWLRTETGVHRLVRKSPFDSGNRRHTSFSGVFVSPEVDDNIEIDINPADLRIDVYRASGAGGQHINKTESAVRITHTPTNTVVQCQSGRSQHQNKDNAMKQLRAKLYELEMQKRNVEKQALEDSKSDIGWGSQIRSYVLDQSRIKDLRTGVETANTQAVLDGDLDKFIEASLKSGL
- a CDS encoding outer membrane protein assembly factor BamD, producing MSINTKRLRASVYLASVLVMSAATSGCSIFSQTEKDLTEGWSANKIYTTAREAANAGDYERAIGLYESLEARYPLGRFAQQAQLETAYAYYKFDEPDSALDAIDRFLRMNPSSEDADYALYLRGLVNFNRGHSIVDKLFPRSIADLDTVRQKESFQDFSHLLTRHPGSKYAPDAQERIKHLRNSLAQSELNVAQYYMTRGAWLAAFNRAEYAVKHYQGSPAIADALEIKVKAAHNLGKQDLAADNLRVLELNFPERAAALKAQLR
- the rpe gene encoding ribulose-phosphate 3-epimerase, whose translation is MARQADFIAPSILSADFARLGEEVVNVLASGADIVHFDVMDNHYVPNLTIGPLVCEALRKHGVTAPIDVHLMVKPVDRIIPDFAKAGASYITFHPEASEHVDRTLQLIRNEGCKAGLVFNPATPLNILEYLMDKVDMILLMSVNPGFGGQSFIPSTLTKLRQVRKMIDDSGLDIRLEVDGGVKPGNIREIKEAGADAFVAGSAIFNVANKADPNHYNTVLAEFRKELAAAKV
- a CDS encoding outer membrane beta-barrel protein yields the protein MTISNTAALAVCLISVLSSAAMADNSSPFSKIKPMSPIGMNSNAKAPNYLGASIGTTTTDGFCDPLSDCDNGDKSWKAFAGVRMNDNIVLEAGYVDFGKQSGTATTGNISQQASAFTTAAVAGIPMNDQIELFGKAGIARWTLEQTDSSGTVENTGTDVLVGVGADYNLGDNMGVRAEWERFKDVGDTAAHANDIDLLSLGFIFSSL
- the pgeF gene encoding peptidoglycan editing factor PgeF, with translation MNPNRTLSAAEGWLTPAWLAPANIRAVCTTRHGGVSAAPFDTLNLGDHVGDNPYAVARNRMIVGDTLQLPSEPLWLKQVHGVDVCGMDVGECYPTGDASMAFGKGQVCVIMTADCLPVLFCDKAGTRVAAAHAGWRGLEAGVLEHTVESLQCPPADVLAWLGPAIGATAFEVGAEVREAFMQHDPAAANAFQSSCNAGKWLADIYLLARQRLNAVGVHAIYGGDLCTYTDAERFFSYRRDGQTGRMASLIWMTD